Proteins from a single region of Butyrivibrio fibrisolvens:
- a CDS encoding GNAT family N-acetyltransferase → MKTDILFKNYTDDDYEALCEFLIVLNANNDSHINWNWARLEWMIEHPEFDKSLKNSIGLWTVDDKIVGAAIYDMYFGEGFCGVLLEHKDLYPDVVKYACRELKDDSGFGLAICDENADEVKSIRDLGFTIADQDETIMEKSLDDDLSAELPTGLKFFCPDPVEDVYDLEWLFWQGFDHGDDKAEFEREEEIIPRVRKHFNKDLGVAAVNENGEMVACCLLWYMPGTDYVYVEPVCTIPSYRGKGVAKALIFEALRRAKKLGANRAYVISNMEFYEKLGFRKKHHYTFYWKD, encoded by the coding sequence ATGAAAACAGATATACTATTTAAAAACTATACTGACGATGATTATGAGGCATTATGTGAGTTCCTTATTGTATTAAATGCGAATAATGACAGCCATATTAACTGGAACTGGGCGAGACTTGAGTGGATGATCGAGCACCCGGAGTTTGATAAGAGTTTAAAGAATTCAATAGGCCTTTGGACCGTAGATGATAAGATAGTTGGCGCTGCGATCTATGATATGTATTTTGGCGAGGGCTTTTGCGGAGTTCTCCTGGAGCATAAAGATCTATATCCGGACGTAGTGAAATATGCTTGTAGAGAGCTTAAAGATGACTCCGGATTTGGACTTGCAATCTGTGATGAAAACGCTGATGAAGTTAAGTCGATCAGGGATCTTGGATTTACGATCGCAGATCAGGACGAGACTATCATGGAAAAAAGCTTAGACGATGATCTAAGCGCAGAACTGCCAACTGGCCTTAAGTTCTTTTGTCCGGATCCTGTAGAGGATGTATATGATCTTGAGTGGCTTTTCTGGCAAGGCTTTGACCATGGCGATGATAAAGCTGAATTTGAGCGTGAAGAAGAAATCATCCCAAGAGTCAGGAAGCACTTTAACAAGGATTTAGGTGTGGCTGCTGTTAATGAAAATGGCGAGATGGTGGCATGCTGCCTTCTATGGTATATGCCGGGAACAGACTATGTTTATGTTGAACCTGTCTGCACTATTCCCTCATATAGAGGAAAAGGTGTAGCGAAAGCCTTGATATTCGAAGCACTTCGAAGAGCCAAAAAGCTTGGGGCAAACAGAGCCTATGTGATTTCCAATATGGAATTTTATGAAAAACTTGGATTTAGAAAGAAGCATCATTATACTTTTTACTGGAAGGACTAG
- a CDS encoding TldD/PmbA family protein, whose product MLTDIFEKEKALFEDGVQTVLRAQENRTRVVGILKGNIVANSRSESRGISARVGKDGLFGFASIAEYSDEAAKKVLKAAADNVKLLSRHTDSKGIVLPPSYGTGRIPTNCDIVDAEQKRIIDVCRKIDDYIAQKYPDLDSRSVYYSEDSQDRIVYSSDAYDGHLVTPRCYIYINMSMKTKDGTPVEQFKPLGGFGSFEDNFSDIEQYYPELEKLYKKVKDKTEGVYAQAGYKTVVLGGMMGGMLAHEAVGHTVEADLVMGGSVAGPNLGKRVASDIVTLVDFAHTYNGGLAPLPVYLDDEGTKAEDAVLIKDGILTGYMNSRETAEKYNMKPTGNARGWAFNDEPLIRMRNTCILPGKNTVEELIESVDDGYYLIDSGNGQADLTGEFMFGVTCGYEIKNGKLGRALLDTTVSGIAFDMLKTVDMVSNEVEWSSSGFCGKKQRMAVGMGGPHMRCKIMIGGR is encoded by the coding sequence ATGCTGACAGACATTTTTGAAAAAGAAAAGGCACTGTTTGAAGACGGTGTCCAGACTGTGCTCAGAGCGCAGGAAAATCGCACCAGGGTAGTTGGCATCTTGAAGGGAAATATTGTAGCTAATTCAAGAAGCGAATCAAGAGGTATAAGTGCGAGAGTTGGTAAAGACGGACTGTTTGGATTTGCATCTATTGCTGAATACAGTGATGAAGCTGCAAAGAAGGTTTTAAAAGCAGCAGCTGACAATGTTAAACTTCTTTCTCGTCATACAGATAGTAAAGGAATTGTTCTTCCGCCTTCTTATGGGACAGGGCGTATTCCTACAAATTGTGACATTGTTGATGCCGAGCAAAAGAGAATAATTGACGTATGCCGTAAAATAGACGATTACATCGCTCAGAAATATCCTGATCTTGATAGCCGAAGCGTCTATTACAGCGAAGATTCACAGGATAGGATCGTGTATTCTTCAGATGCTTATGACGGACATCTGGTTACACCAAGGTGCTACATCTACATCAATATGAGTATGAAAACAAAAGATGGTACACCCGTAGAGCAGTTCAAACCTCTTGGCGGATTTGGCAGCTTTGAGGACAATTTCTCAGATATTGAACAGTATTATCCTGAACTTGAGAAGTTATATAAAAAGGTTAAGGACAAGACTGAAGGTGTTTACGCTCAGGCAGGCTACAAGACTGTAGTACTTGGCGGCATGATGGGCGGAATGCTTGCGCACGAAGCTGTAGGTCATACCGTAGAAGCAGACCTTGTTATGGGCGGAAGCGTTGCTGGACCTAACCTTGGAAAAAGAGTAGCTTCTGACATTGTCACTTTAGTTGACTTTGCTCATACATATAATGGAGGCCTTGCGCCTCTCCCTGTATACCTTGATGATGAAGGTACCAAAGCAGAGGATGCAGTGCTTATCAAAGACGGAATTCTCACAGGATATATGAACAGTCGTGAAACCGCAGAAAAATATAACATGAAGCCAACAGGAAACGCCAGAGGATGGGCATTCAATGACGAGCCTCTTATCAGAATGAGAAATACCTGCATTCTTCCGGGTAAGAATACTGTCGAAGAACTGATCGAATCTGTAGATGATGGATATTATCTTATTGATTCCGGCAATGGCCAGGCTGATCTTACCGGAGAGTTTATGTTTGGCGTAACCTGTGGTTATGAGATCAAGAATGGTAAATTAGGCAGGGCACTTCTCGATACAACAGTTTCAGGTATTGCTTTTGATATGCTTAAAACTGTTGATATGGTTTCCAATGAAGTTGAATGGTCTTCAAGCGGATTCTGTGGCAAAAAGCAGCGTATGGCAGTAGGAATGGGCGGACCACATATGCGTTGTAAGATCATGATTGGCGGACGTTAA
- a CDS encoding zinc dependent phospholipase C family protein — translation MASWMVHLRVADKLLDRIEGLDKTFFVVGNIAPDSGVPNEDWSSFTPSGDVTHFKGKGTDKRNIDIDRYVNEYFSKDMIKNYSAKEFSFFLGYLTHLLTDIEWTKAARGPWGCNEENAAKEGMSLNEFIWKNKEDWYDLDFLYLEQHPDFRAFNLYENSGDITNVFMEAFPADAFENRRGYICWFYHSDEHGDLHRDYQYLTKEMSDKFVEDAVETIITNIKPLI, via the coding sequence ATGGCATCATGGATGGTTCACTTAAGGGTTGCAGATAAGCTGCTTGACAGAATCGAAGGACTTGACAAAACATTTTTTGTTGTGGGGAATATCGCTCCAGATAGCGGAGTTCCCAATGAGGACTGGTCTTCATTTACACCATCAGGAGATGTGACTCATTTTAAAGGAAAGGGCACAGATAAGAGAAACATAGATATCGACAGGTATGTTAATGAGTATTTCTCCAAAGACATGATAAAGAATTACTCTGCTAAGGAATTCTCATTCTTTTTGGGATATCTGACACATCTTTTGACAGATATTGAGTGGACCAAAGCGGCACGAGGCCCTTGGGGATGTAACGAAGAAAATGCGGCCAAAGAAGGTATGTCACTTAATGAATTCATCTGGAAAAATAAGGAAGACTGGTATGATCTGGATTTCCTTTATCTTGAGCAACACCCTGATTTTAGAGCATTTAATCTTTATGAGAATTCAGGAGATATAACAAATGTTTTTATGGAAGCCTTCCCTGCGGATGCTTTTGAAAACAGGAGAGGATATATCTGCTGGTTTTATCATAGCGATGAGCATGGAGATCTGCATAGGGATTATCAGTACCTGACTAAGGAGATGTCGGATAAGTTTGTTGAGGATGCAGTCGAGACGATAATAACTAATATTAAACCGTTAATATAA
- a CDS encoding TldD/PmbA family protein, whose translation MNNIREVADLFDNILKEKNVNKYTYTLVNSEKQEINVENGEFKLMRTVFDKYTSIKVFKDNKMGSASGNDFSKDALINLAEAGVSAAESSPEDPCHDMAPDQGKEVFRQGLYEPDMDKFIDRIQECLDTIKKEYPKVLVMSAVGSYNKSNWISRNTNGTEFEDFSGHYNFYIQISASEDGINTGISGAGVCVDNLDAPFIELGNFRKSLEDICNSIHTKSLEGKFEGTVILTPDAVQQFLGMLIGNYMSDGVIIDETSLWLNKVGEQVASDKLTISKKPFDERIVCGERGTQDGFRTEDVTLIEKGVLKTHSLSLYAANKTGRPVVKNTGWDLIVEPGDKSLEEMIKSVDKGLIMGGYSGGEPGTNGEFSGVAKNSFFIENGEVKYAVSETMVNGNLGEIVKNIRDISKEQICDGSSVVPYIAVSGVVISGK comes from the coding sequence ATGAACAATATAAGAGAAGTTGCAGACTTATTTGATAATATACTAAAAGAAAAAAATGTAAATAAATACACATATACTCTCGTAAACTCCGAAAAGCAGGAGATCAATGTCGAAAACGGTGAATTCAAGCTTATGAGAACTGTTTTTGATAAGTATACTTCTATAAAGGTTTTTAAAGATAATAAGATGGGAAGTGCCAGTGGAAATGATTTTTCCAAGGATGCTCTTATAAATCTTGCAGAGGCTGGCGTAAGTGCCGCAGAGTCTTCACCCGAGGATCCATGCCATGATATGGCTCCTGATCAGGGCAAAGAAGTATTCAGACAGGGCTTATACGAGCCTGATATGGATAAGTTTATCGATAGAATACAAGAATGTCTTGATACCATTAAAAAAGAGTATCCCAAGGTGCTTGTCATGAGCGCTGTAGGTTCCTATAACAAGAGTAATTGGATATCAAGAAACACTAACGGGACAGAATTTGAAGACTTTTCGGGCCATTATAATTTTTACATTCAGATCAGTGCCAGTGAAGATGGCATTAACACAGGAATTAGCGGAGCAGGTGTATGCGTAGATAATCTTGATGCGCCATTCATTGAACTTGGGAACTTTAGAAAGAGCCTGGAAGACATCTGTAACAGCATTCATACTAAGAGCCTTGAAGGCAAGTTTGAAGGAACAGTCATACTTACACCTGATGCAGTTCAGCAGTTTTTAGGTATGCTTATTGGTAATTACATGTCTGATGGCGTTATCATCGACGAAACCAGTCTGTGGCTTAATAAAGTCGGAGAGCAGGTTGCGAGCGATAAGCTTACGATATCCAAGAAACCATTTGATGAGAGGATTGTTTGCGGAGAAAGAGGAACTCAGGACGGCTTCAGGACTGAGGATGTAACGCTTATAGAAAAAGGCGTTCTGAAAACTCACAGCTTAAGTCTGTATGCTGCTAATAAAACAGGAAGACCGGTAGTTAAGAATACAGGTTGGGATCTTATTGTTGAGCCTGGAGATAAGTCGCTTGAAGAAATGATCAAGTCTGTTGATAAAGGATTGATCATGGGTGGATATTCCGGTGGAGAACCTGGAACAAATGGAGAATTCTCCGGAGTTGCCAAGAACAGCTTCTTTATCGAAAACGGAGAAGTAAAGTATGCTGTATCCGAGACTATGGTAAACGGAAATCTTGGAGAGATCGTAAAAAATATCCGTGATATCTCCAAGGAACAGATTTGCGACGGAAGCTCTGTTGTTCCATATATTGCTGTTAGCGGCGTAGTTATTTCCGGAAAATAA